In Ignavibacteriales bacterium, a single genomic region encodes these proteins:
- a CDS encoding T9SS type A sorting domain-containing protein produces the protein MKNTRTMLCLICLVFLLPALLFSQELRLVPWLGQGSQYLNQQIAADTAANGKLPNRVYVLTRGALYLSNAVFTNTGNWTLRIKANDSSTTKKPVVMLYPSGTGTTPWNPPGNLFQLGGSLSMKNLEVTGFYELVDTNRWNMQGALINIPSTISGVSITIDSCIISNSNGNHIRTDGVPSVVKITNSVFANMGYLGRSNLGAGKAIDLRNVACDSLIMINNTFVNWLDRIVRHYPASGATVTGELKYFMFDHNTLVNGTSYHGMLSLGSVGSKVIITNNFLLDPFIMGNDSDISRQAEFIPSGELDKFGKARMNWIFSYPNTTTQWTISNNYYAISDSGQAFYNQFASVGVTGEGSPLTWHINGKLGADSVNAFKKVSVTLPKVPATMTQLARWYRADNGGKKGKNTPGAWTYGTATDPNDYDRWGYAKLRDELNCAYPTTSSIYAAGNDGFPAGDLNWFPTKKAQWLTSTPTGPGPASVVWNLILPDSANPSTTVGNVVGQPISGSEFFVRSFTGTPNGPLGTGNMRWWPSADGGITGTSWGPETGEVATRYIQLQVAPKSGYAFVVDSVSFWSCGGGTGSMRFNAYYSTDAAFASKIRANADTVTLPNSGSVTATTRYAYKIGATVPNGKTLYFRIYPWYTGAASNSKYVYTQLAEIKGSTTVATAVRDEDIIPRSIELSQNYPNPFNPSTTLQFSLSKSGPVTLDVFNILGQQVATLVNEVLSAGSYHVNFDASALSSGIYLYRLQAGDVVQTKKMILMK, from the coding sequence ATGAAAAACACGCGGACCATGTTGTGCCTCATCTGCCTGGTCTTCCTGCTTCCCGCTCTTCTGTTCTCGCAGGAACTGCGGCTCGTGCCGTGGCTCGGGCAAGGGAGTCAATATTTGAACCAGCAAATTGCAGCTGATACCGCGGCAAACGGCAAGCTGCCAAACCGCGTCTATGTGCTGACACGCGGAGCGCTCTATCTTTCCAACGCAGTGTTTACGAACACGGGCAACTGGACGCTGCGGATTAAAGCGAATGACAGCTCGACGACCAAGAAACCGGTGGTCATGCTCTACCCGAGCGGAACCGGCACAACGCCGTGGAATCCCCCGGGCAATTTGTTCCAGCTTGGCGGAAGTCTCTCGATGAAGAATCTGGAGGTGACGGGATTTTATGAACTCGTCGACACGAATCGCTGGAACATGCAGGGAGCGTTGATCAATATTCCGTCAACGATCTCGGGCGTCAGCATCACCATCGATAGTTGCATCATCTCGAACTCCAATGGCAACCATATCCGTACGGATGGTGTCCCATCCGTCGTCAAGATCACGAACAGTGTCTTTGCCAATATGGGGTACCTGGGACGGTCGAACCTGGGAGCCGGCAAGGCGATTGACCTGAGAAATGTAGCGTGCGACTCGTTGATCATGATCAATAATACCTTCGTGAATTGGCTGGATCGTATTGTCCGTCACTATCCGGCTTCTGGGGCCACTGTGACGGGTGAATTGAAATACTTCATGTTCGATCACAACACGCTCGTGAACGGCACGTCGTACCACGGAATGCTTTCGCTCGGTTCCGTGGGGAGCAAAGTCATCATCACGAACAACTTCTTGCTCGATCCGTTCATCATGGGGAATGACTCCGATATCTCGCGGCAGGCAGAGTTTATCCCGAGCGGTGAGTTGGATAAGTTCGGCAAAGCACGCATGAACTGGATCTTCTCGTATCCGAATACGACGACTCAATGGACGATCTCCAACAACTATTACGCCATCTCTGATTCCGGGCAGGCGTTCTACAATCAGTTTGCTTCTGTCGGTGTCACGGGGGAGGGTTCGCCCCTGACATGGCACATCAACGGCAAACTGGGTGCCGATTCAGTGAACGCATTCAAGAAAGTAAGTGTCACGTTGCCGAAAGTGCCGGCCACAATGACGCAACTCGCTCGTTGGTACAGGGCAGACAACGGCGGCAAGAAAGGCAAGAATACACCGGGTGCGTGGACCTATGGCACGGCGACAGACCCGAATGACTATGATCGCTGGGGTTACGCGAAGCTGCGCGATGAACTGAACTGCGCATATCCTACGACCTCTTCTATCTACGCAGCCGGAAACGACGGTTTTCCTGCGGGTGATTTGAACTGGTTCCCGACGAAGAAAGCCCAGTGGTTGACAAGTACACCTACAGGACCTGGCCCAGCATCCGTAGTCTGGAACCTCATCCTGCCGGACAGTGCGAATCCCTCCACAACCGTTGGGAACGTGGTTGGCCAGCCGATCAGCGGCAGCGAGTTTTTCGTTCGCAGTTTCACCGGCACGCCGAATGGTCCGCTTGGCACAGGAAACATGCGCTGGTGGCCATCAGCTGACGGCGGAATAACCGGTACTTCGTGGGGTCCCGAAACTGGAGAAGTGGCGACACGCTACATCCAGTTACAGGTTGCGCCGAAGTCGGGTTATGCTTTTGTGGTCGACTCGGTTTCCTTCTGGAGCTGCGGCGGCGGCACGGGCAGCATGAGGTTCAATGCCTACTATTCAACGGATGCCGCATTTGCCAGCAAGATACGAGCGAATGCCGATACGGTTACCCTTCCCAATTCGGGGAGCGTGACAGCTACGACACGCTACGCCTACAAAATCGGGGCCACGGTTCCGAACGGCAAGACGTTATACTTCCGGATCTATCCTTGGTACACAGGAGCAGCATCCAACTCAAAGTACGTATACACCCAACTTGCTGAAATCAAAGGCTCCACGACCGTTGCAACTGCAGTGCGCGATGAGGACATCATTCCGCGGTCAATAGAGCTTTCTCAGAATTACCCGAATCCGTTCAACCCGTCCACCACGCTGCAGTTCTCGCTGTCGAAGAGTGGCCCTGTGACCCTCGATGTCTTCAACATCCTGGGCCAGCAGGTTGCAACCCTCGTGAACGAGGTGTTGTCTGCTGGGAGTTATCATGTAAACTTTGACGCGTCCGCATTGAGTTCGGGTATCTATTTGTACCGTCTCCAGGCTGGGGATGTCGTACAAACGAAGAAAATGATCTTGATGAAGTAA
- a CDS encoding TonB-dependent receptor, whose protein sequence is MKSSLSILLLVIIVLLLPAALFGQATLRGVVTDTLTQEKLVGVNVVLVGTGMGNATNIEGEYAITGIPQKVYSIRISCIGYEVKTIEVDFSKNPAKRLDVKLNSTVIQGQEVVVTAQMRGQVAAMNQQIASNTIINVVSEQKIRELPDANAAESIGRLPGVSILRSGGEANKVILRGLSDKFTTVTIDGVKIAATDADSRGVDLSTISQGSLSGIELSKALTPDKDADAIAGSVNLVTKRAPSKRQLQADIKGDYNRLMNSAKQYDLSLRYGERFFDGILGVQVSGNLENRIRSNEQTTINYSDRYDIRPATYFVSNFKLQFVDEVRKRDGGTLLLDVNTPDSGSVRMSVNYNGTQRGYNTFMRNYPTNNAGSTPVYYETEARDQKVTAFNTSVRGENFLQGLSFTWGGAYARSVADLPFDYYLDYFEAIGRRDAAGHATSGMDLPPNLYIQSNPEVVIPYAVNNFAVAAIDSGIFSTERNSQTERSGYLDGKGKYTLGDMFAGEVKMGGKYKYTTRTKESSRLFAPYYLGFAWQPKNLTGTRFDSFYKRYLANSQVRSPSLTDFLDPSPAIRDLFNRYTLNPLMNSDAVREWYNLNKNGTAAGTEYYTDNTADLDYYNITERLGAGYLMNTLNIGRDVTFIAGLRVESESNDYVSRFVPGTGSLGGFPTPTGVVKDTTTKYEETIWLPNFHLTVRPAEFLNVRLAAYKAIARPDYNARLIKLFAQSAASASLIVGNPTLRVSKAWNYEVNTSIFSNTIGLVSVSAFYKEISDDVHILSQGGIVGPRFLDSLGIHWNTALTKGGYQLTVPYNSSKPTKVWGFEFEHQANLSFLPSYLQFLVLSYNFSIVRSEAHLVATLIDTNWVVQHTDFGDIATPFYSNRIIDRVQKLDGQPEFYGNVALGIDVGDFSARMSVFYQGQFNRTFSPGGLTDGITGKYTRWDLTVKQRFSDHVALLMSVSNLMNVEESTYTTNRVYDWTRLNVSQRYGMTADFGVRVDF, encoded by the coding sequence ATGAAGTCTTCGCTCTCCATACTTCTCCTTGTTATCATTGTTCTCCTTCTTCCTGCTGCCCTTTTCGGCCAGGCCACTCTCCGGGGTGTTGTCACTGACACGCTCACGCAGGAGAAACTCGTCGGAGTCAATGTTGTTCTCGTTGGTACCGGAATGGGGAACGCGACGAACATCGAAGGTGAATACGCCATCACGGGAATTCCTCAAAAAGTTTATAGTATCCGGATCTCCTGCATCGGTTACGAAGTGAAGACGATTGAAGTGGACTTCTCAAAGAACCCGGCGAAACGGCTGGATGTGAAACTGAATTCCACCGTCATCCAGGGTCAGGAAGTTGTTGTCACCGCACAGATGCGCGGCCAGGTCGCGGCGATGAACCAACAGATCGCCTCAAACACGATCATCAATGTTGTCTCTGAACAAAAGATCAGAGAATTGCCGGATGCAAATGCTGCGGAATCCATCGGTCGTTTGCCCGGAGTTTCCATCCTCCGCTCCGGCGGCGAAGCGAACAAGGTCATACTCCGCGGCCTCAGCGACAAGTTTACAACCGTCACCATTGATGGCGTCAAAATAGCCGCGACAGACGCAGATTCACGCGGTGTCGACCTGAGCACAATCTCTCAGGGCTCATTGTCCGGTATCGAGTTGTCTAAAGCGCTCACTCCGGACAAAGACGCCGATGCGATTGCGGGGAGCGTCAACCTCGTTACGAAAAGGGCGCCCTCCAAAAGACAATTGCAAGCTGACATCAAGGGGGATTACAACAGACTGATGAATTCTGCGAAGCAATATGACCTGAGCCTTCGCTACGGAGAGCGCTTCTTTGACGGGATCCTCGGAGTGCAGGTGAGCGGAAACCTGGAGAACAGGATTCGGAGCAACGAACAGACGACAATCAATTATTCAGACCGCTACGATATCCGTCCAGCCACCTACTTCGTGAGCAATTTCAAGCTGCAGTTTGTCGATGAAGTCAGAAAGCGCGACGGGGGGACGCTGTTGCTTGATGTGAATACTCCGGACAGCGGATCTGTCCGCATGAGCGTAAACTACAACGGCACGCAGCGGGGATACAACACGTTTATGAGAAACTATCCCACAAACAATGCCGGCAGCACTCCCGTCTACTACGAGACCGAAGCCCGGGACCAGAAGGTGACGGCGTTCAATACTTCTGTCCGCGGAGAGAATTTTCTTCAGGGGTTGAGCTTCACGTGGGGCGGAGCCTACGCCCGGTCGGTTGCTGATTTGCCCTTCGACTACTATCTGGATTATTTCGAAGCAATCGGCAGGCGCGATGCGGCCGGGCATGCGACGTCTGGGATGGATCTTCCCCCCAATCTGTATATCCAATCGAATCCCGAAGTCGTTATTCCCTACGCCGTGAACAATTTTGCAGTTGCCGCTATTGACTCCGGCATCTTCAGCACCGAGCGAAACAGCCAGACTGAGCGAAGCGGATACCTCGATGGGAAGGGAAAATACACGCTCGGTGACATGTTTGCCGGCGAGGTGAAAATGGGGGGAAAATACAAGTACACGACGAGGACCAAGGAATCATCCAGACTTTTCGCACCATACTATCTGGGCTTTGCCTGGCAACCGAAGAACCTCACGGGCACCCGGTTTGATTCGTTCTACAAGCGATACCTTGCAAACAGTCAGGTACGCAGCCCTTCGCTCACGGACTTCCTTGATCCTTCTCCGGCGATAAGGGATCTTTTCAATCGCTATACGCTCAATCCTCTCATGAACAGTGATGCTGTTCGGGAATGGTACAATCTGAACAAGAACGGGACCGCAGCGGGGACCGAATACTATACGGACAACACCGCCGACCTTGACTACTATAATATCACGGAACGGTTGGGGGCGGGCTATCTGATGAACACCTTGAATATTGGGCGGGATGTCACTTTTATCGCGGGTTTGCGCGTTGAAAGTGAGTCGAACGACTACGTTTCGCGGTTTGTCCCGGGCACTGGCTCACTCGGAGGCTTTCCGACTCCGACCGGAGTTGTGAAGGACACGACAACGAAATATGAAGAGACGATCTGGCTGCCGAATTTTCACCTGACGGTTCGACCTGCCGAATTTCTCAACGTTCGTCTCGCAGCGTACAAAGCCATTGCCAGACCCGACTACAACGCACGGTTGATCAAGCTTTTTGCTCAGTCGGCCGCGTCAGCGTCTCTCATCGTTGGCAATCCTACCCTGAGGGTATCCAAAGCCTGGAACTACGAAGTGAACACGTCGATTTTCAGCAACACAATTGGTCTTGTCTCTGTCTCCGCGTTCTACAAGGAGATATCAGACGACGTGCACATACTCAGCCAGGGGGGAATTGTCGGTCCGAGGTTCCTTGACAGCCTTGGGATTCACTGGAATACAGCCCTGACAAAAGGGGGATATCAGCTGACCGTTCCCTACAATTCCTCGAAGCCGACAAAGGTGTGGGGATTTGAATTTGAACATCAGGCAAACCTCAGTTTCCTGCCGAGCTATCTGCAGTTCCTGGTGCTGTCGTACAATTTCTCCATCGTGCGATCGGAAGCGCATCTCGTTGCGACCCTCATCGACACGAATTGGGTCGTCCAGCATACAGACTTCGGTGATATTGCGACGCCATTTTATTCCAACCGCATCATCGATCGCGTGCAGAAGTTGGATGGACAGCCGGAGTTCTATGGAAATGTGGCGCTCGGCATCGATGTCGGTGATTTCTCCGCCCGCATGTCGGTGTTCTACCAGGGGCAGTTCAATCGAACCTTTTCGCCGGGAGGATTGACGGACGGTATTACCGGTAAGTACACGCGTTGGGATCTGACGGTCAAACAACGATTCTCGGATCATGTTGCTTTGCTTATGAGTGTCAGCAATCTGATGAATGTCGAAGAAAGTACGTACACGACGAACAGGGTGTACGACTGGACGAGGCTCAATGTCAGCCAGCGGTACGGCATGACGGCGGACTTCGGTGTGAGGGTGGATTTTTAA
- a CDS encoding pectinesterase family protein → MKTQLRNRVTRQLCRLFVFVACFCFYSPLRSQASYDFVVARDGSGNFKTIQEAITACRDYAERQYVIFIKNGVYNEKLLIPTWKTHIAIIGQDVDSTVITYNDYSGKTDSLGRKFNTFTSFTCMVAGNNITFENITFVNSAGRVGQAVALHVEGDRCIFKNCRLVGNQDTLFSSGENSRQYYVGCTIEGTTDFIFGAATAVFENCTIISKVNSYVTAASTPPTQQYGFVFLRCRLLSDSVGRKVYLGRPWRLYAYTTFVNCEMGEHIRPEGWHNWSKPEAETTARYSEYNSTGPGANPASRVTWSRQLTKVESGLLMTRNVLKGFDNWDPTSAR, encoded by the coding sequence ATGAAAACGCAACTCCGTAACCGCGTCACTCGACAGCTTTGTCGGCTCTTTGTATTCGTGGCCTGTTTCTGCTTCTATTCACCGCTTCGCTCCCAGGCATCGTACGATTTTGTCGTTGCCCGGGATGGAAGCGGCAATTTCAAAACGATCCAGGAGGCAATCACTGCCTGCCGGGATTACGCCGAACGGCAATATGTTATCTTCATAAAGAACGGGGTGTACAACGAGAAACTTCTTATCCCCACATGGAAGACGCACATTGCGATCATCGGCCAGGATGTGGACAGCACGGTGATCACGTACAACGATTATTCGGGGAAGACAGACTCGCTAGGCAGGAAATTCAATACGTTCACGTCGTTTACGTGCATGGTGGCGGGGAACAACATCACCTTCGAGAATATCACATTCGTCAACTCCGCAGGACGGGTAGGCCAGGCAGTCGCTCTTCATGTCGAAGGAGACCGCTGCATTTTCAAGAACTGCAGGCTGGTGGGAAATCAGGATACGTTGTTTTCGTCAGGCGAGAACAGCCGGCAATATTATGTGGGATGCACAATCGAGGGGACGACAGACTTTATCTTCGGGGCTGCGACCGCGGTGTTTGAGAATTGCACGATCATCAGCAAAGTGAACTCGTACGTTACCGCCGCTTCGACACCCCCGACACAACAATACGGTTTCGTGTTTCTTCGCTGCAGGCTGCTTTCGGACAGCGTCGGGCGAAAGGTGTATCTGGGTCGACCGTGGCGCCTCTATGCCTACACGACGTTTGTGAATTGCGAGATGGGGGAGCACATCCGGCCGGAAGGGTGGCATAATTGGAGTAAGCCTGAAGCTGAGACAACAGCCCGTTATTCCGAGTACAACAGCACGGGCCCAGGAGCCAACCCCGCTTCCAGAGTCACGTGGTCGCGTCAGCTGACGAAGGTGGAATCGGGCCTCCTCATGACGCGCAATGTTTTGAAGGGGTTCGACAACTGGGATCCTACGAGTGCTCGTTGA
- the gnd gene encoding decarboxylating NADP(+)-dependent phosphogluconate dehydrogenase: MQQQADFGLVGLAVMGENLVLNIESRGFTVAVFNRTVDKVDHFIQGRAQGKKILGAHSIAELVASLKKPRRVMLMVKAGKPVDEFIEQIIPHLDAGDIIIDGGNSHFPDTIRRTKYLESKGFLYIGTGVSGGEEGALKGPSIMPGGSPAAWPQVKPVFQSIAAKVADGTPCCDWVGNDGAGHFVKMVHNGIEYGDMQLICEAYQIMHELLGMNAGEMHEVFKGWNKGDLDSYLIEITRDILDYKDVDGQPLVDKILDTAGQKGTGKWTSVTSLDLGIPLTLISESVFARCLSAIKEERVAASGVLKGPATKFTGDKKAFLGDLEKALYASKIVSYAQGFTLMRAAADEFKWNLNYGGIALLWRGGCIIRSAFLGKIKEAFEKNPTLANLLLDPFFKEKIAASQEAWRRVIATAVMHGVWIPAFSTALNYFDGYRNARLPANLLQAQRDYFGAHMFERIDKPRGEFFHTNWTGRGGDTASSTYIV, translated from the coding sequence ATGCAACAACAAGCTGATTTCGGACTCGTTGGATTGGCGGTGATGGGAGAAAACCTTGTCTTGAATATTGAAAGCCGCGGGTTTACAGTTGCGGTGTTTAACCGGACCGTCGACAAAGTTGATCATTTCATTCAGGGGCGTGCTCAGGGAAAGAAGATCCTCGGCGCGCATTCGATCGCCGAGCTCGTGGCTTCCCTCAAAAAGCCTCGCCGGGTTATGCTCATGGTGAAAGCCGGGAAACCGGTCGATGAATTCATCGAGCAGATTATTCCGCACCTGGATGCCGGCGATATCATTATCGATGGCGGGAATTCGCACTTCCCCGACACCATCCGAAGGACAAAGTACCTTGAGTCGAAGGGGTTCTTGTACATCGGGACGGGCGTTTCCGGAGGTGAGGAAGGAGCACTGAAGGGTCCATCGATCATGCCAGGGGGCTCTCCGGCGGCCTGGCCTCAGGTGAAGCCCGTTTTCCAATCCATCGCCGCCAAAGTGGCAGATGGAACCCCATGTTGTGATTGGGTGGGAAACGACGGAGCGGGGCATTTCGTCAAAATGGTCCATAACGGAATCGAATACGGCGACATGCAGCTCATCTGCGAGGCCTATCAGATCATGCACGAATTGCTGGGTATGAACGCTGGCGAGATGCACGAAGTCTTTAAGGGCTGGAACAAAGGGGACCTTGACAGCTATCTGATTGAAATTACGCGGGACATCCTTGACTACAAAGACGTAGATGGCCAGCCGCTCGTGGACAAGATTCTCGATACCGCGGGCCAAAAGGGGACAGGAAAATGGACGAGTGTGACTTCGCTCGATCTCGGAATCCCGCTCACATTGATCAGCGAATCCGTGTTTGCGCGTTGTCTTTCTGCTATTAAAGAAGAACGGGTGGCGGCGTCCGGCGTGCTGAAAGGCCCCGCCACGAAGTTTACGGGCGACAAGAAGGCGTTTCTTGGGGATCTTGAGAAGGCTCTCTACGCGTCCAAAATTGTCTCGTACGCCCAGGGCTTCACCCTGATGCGTGCGGCGGCGGATGAATTCAAATGGAATCTGAACTATGGCGGCATCGCGCTCCTGTGGCGTGGCGGCTGCATCATCCGCTCGGCGTTCCTCGGCAAGATCAAGGAGGCATTCGAGAAAAACCCGACGCTTGCAAACCTGTTGCTCGATCCGTTCTTCAAGGAGAAGATCGCAGCATCGCAGGAAGCATGGCGGCGCGTGATCGCGACCGCAGTGATGCATGGAGTCTGGATTCCCGCATTTTCCACGGCACTGAACTATTTCGATGGGTATCGCAACGCACGCCTGCCGGCAAACCTTCTGCAGGCGCAGCGCGACTATTTTGGAGCACATATGTTTGAGCGGATCGATAAGCCGCGCGGAGAGTTCTTCCATACGAATTGGACCGGCCGCGGAGGAGACACAGCATCGTCGACCTATATCGTGTAA
- a CDS encoding tagaturonate epimerase family protein — protein MILEKYSIGVGDRFGHQGAAQLQALEHAAQRGVQIVPVWNKSFREHTIVGTKPADTRIAADSAVKERSWRYAHYVDADHISLKNVDLFLDSSNFYTLDVADFIGKAAEEKDIEAFVRSMMKHTAAFPLAGVHTTTKVTEDDLYAIGRKYLFAVKEAGRIYRHIATKKGEENFVAEVSTDEANEPQTPAQLFFILAALAEEGVRVQTIAPKFTGSFLKGIDYVGSVEKFTTEFEEDLLVIEHAIKTFDLPKNLKLSVHSGSDKFSLYPVIRRAMQKQNAGLHLKTAGTTWLEELIGLASAGGEGLKIAQEIYATAFSRIDELCKPYETVINIDRSKLPDPQKIQTWGSDDYACALRHNQTDPRYNLHFRQLLHVGYKVAAEMGDRYIGMLVKYRDTIANNVSENLYQRHIVPLFFGT, from the coding sequence ATGATACTGGAAAAATATTCCATTGGAGTTGGTGACAGGTTTGGACATCAGGGCGCGGCACAGCTGCAGGCGCTCGAACACGCCGCTCAGCGCGGTGTACAGATAGTACCCGTGTGGAACAAATCATTCCGAGAACATACAATCGTTGGAACAAAACCCGCCGACACGAGAATCGCGGCTGATTCCGCAGTCAAGGAACGCAGCTGGCGCTATGCGCACTACGTCGACGCAGATCATATCAGCTTGAAGAATGTTGATCTGTTCCTCGATTCGAGCAACTTCTATACACTCGATGTGGCTGATTTCATCGGTAAAGCGGCGGAGGAGAAGGACATTGAAGCATTCGTCCGATCGATGATGAAGCATACCGCTGCGTTTCCGCTGGCCGGTGTTCATACGACGACGAAGGTAACGGAAGACGATCTGTATGCAATCGGGCGGAAGTACCTCTTCGCGGTGAAAGAGGCCGGCAGAATCTACCGGCACATCGCTACGAAGAAGGGGGAGGAAAATTTTGTGGCCGAGGTGTCGACGGACGAGGCAAACGAACCGCAGACGCCCGCACAGTTGTTTTTCATTCTGGCTGCGCTTGCGGAAGAAGGTGTGCGCGTACAAACGATCGCGCCGAAGTTCACCGGCTCGTTCCTGAAGGGAATCGACTACGTCGGGAGCGTAGAGAAATTCACGACAGAGTTCGAGGAGGATCTGCTGGTGATTGAGCATGCAATCAAGACGTTCGATCTTCCCAAGAACCTCAAGCTGAGCGTACATTCCGGCAGCGATAAGTTCTCGCTCTATCCGGTGATCCGCCGTGCCATGCAAAAGCAAAATGCAGGCTTGCATTTGAAGACAGCTGGGACGACGTGGCTGGAAGAACTCATCGGTCTGGCGTCTGCCGGTGGAGAGGGACTGAAGATTGCACAGGAAATTTACGCAACTGCTTTCAGCAGGATCGACGAGCTGTGCAAACCGTACGAAACCGTCATCAATATCGACAGGTCGAAGCTTCCCGATCCTCAGAAAATCCAGACATGGGGAAGTGACGACTATGCGTGCGCGCTCAGACACAATCAGACAGATCCCCGATACAATCTCCATTTCAGGCAATTGCTTCATGTTGGGTACAAAGTTGCCGCGGAAATGGGGGATCGCTACATTGGAATGTTGGTGAAGTACCGGGACACGATTGCCAACAACGTTTCCGAAAACCTCTATCAAAGGCATATCGTACCGCTGTTTTTTGGTACCTGA
- a CDS encoding T9SS type A sorting domain-containing protein has protein sequence MNRRFLVVMIIVGVLGVGLRVDAQVRAFPGAEGGGMYTKGGRGGKVLEVTTLFDTNATNVPGTLRWAVNQSGARTVVFRVSGTMILVSDLKISRDSITIAGQTSPGDGICLRKYSLVVSANEVIVRYLRVRLGDESGGESDAMSGFTNATTGYKNHIIVDHCSASWSQDETLSYYGNDYVTVQWCIISESLYNSSHPKGAHGYGGIWGGKDHTSFHHNLLAHHSSRNPRLSGLGTTTACFNIDLRNNVIYNWGFNSAYGGEASTANFVNNYYKPGPATKSSVRSRIYNPSDTVGRWYVEGNFVEGNPTISNDNWAGGVVPTIAPKDLSSLRASTPFPVLPVIMQSPQQAYDLVLQYAGAAFPTRDTVDSRIVYETRSGTVTFGGRTYAKAQGFDTTRVYGMIDSQTDVGGWPTLKSIAAPVDSDHDGMPDDWESSHGLNPADATDRNLVGANGYTMLEKYLNELVGSDPSTTTEVRYGSTVPGQFSLDQNYPNPFNPSTAISYQLSAQCFVTLKVFDLLGREVAMLVDGRFAAGSYRTMFDASRLSSGVYLYQLRAGDFVQTRKMVLMK, from the coding sequence ATGAACCGTCGTTTCTTAGTCGTGATGATAATTGTTGGTGTGCTGGGAGTTGGTCTCCGGGTTGATGCGCAGGTGCGTGCTTTCCCCGGAGCGGAGGGGGGAGGGATGTATACCAAGGGCGGACGAGGTGGAAAAGTGCTGGAAGTAACAACTCTCTTCGATACGAACGCTACCAACGTTCCGGGCACATTGCGGTGGGCCGTTAATCAAAGCGGTGCGCGCACTGTGGTGTTCCGGGTCTCCGGGACAATGATTCTGGTTTCAGATCTCAAAATTTCAAGGGACTCAATCACGATAGCGGGTCAAACATCCCCCGGCGATGGGATCTGTCTCCGGAAGTATTCCTTGGTCGTCAGCGCAAATGAGGTCATTGTCCGCTACCTGCGAGTTCGCCTTGGCGATGAATCGGGAGGGGAAAGTGACGCGATGAGCGGGTTTACAAACGCGACCACGGGGTACAAAAACCACATTATTGTCGATCACTGTTCGGCGAGTTGGAGTCAGGACGAAACACTCTCGTACTACGGCAACGACTATGTGACCGTGCAATGGTGTATCATCAGTGAGAGCCTTTACAATTCGAGTCACCCGAAGGGGGCTCATGGGTATGGCGGAATATGGGGTGGGAAGGATCACACCTCGTTTCACCACAACCTTCTGGCACACCATTCCAGCCGCAATCCAAGGCTGTCAGGGTTGGGCACGACGACCGCGTGTTTCAATATCGATTTGCGAAACAACGTTATCTACAACTGGGGATTCAATAGCGCGTACGGCGGAGAGGCAAGCACGGCGAATTTTGTCAACAACTACTACAAGCCGGGACCTGCCACGAAGAGCAGCGTGAGGTCAAGGATCTATAATCCTTCCGACACGGTCGGCCGATGGTATGTCGAGGGCAACTTTGTTGAGGGGAATCCGACGATCTCGAACGACAACTGGGCCGGTGGCGTAGTGCCGACAATTGCACCGAAGGATCTTTCAAGTCTCAGAGCAAGCACACCATTTCCTGTTCTTCCGGTGATCATGCAATCCCCACAGCAGGCATACGACCTTGTTCTGCAATATGCAGGGGCTGCTTTCCCTACACGCGACACAGTCGATAGCAGAATTGTCTATGAGACTCGATCCGGTACGGTGACCTTCGGAGGCCGGACGTATGCGAAAGCACAGGGGTTTGACACGACAAGAGTGTACGGGATGATCGATTCGCAGACGGACGTGGGGGGATGGCCCACGCTGAAGAGCATTGCCGCTCCGGTTGATAGTGACCACGACGGAATGCCTGATGATTGGGAATCGTCTCATGGCCTCAATCCCGCTGATGCCACCGATCGCAATCTCGTGGGCGCGAATGGTTATACGATGCTTGAGAAATATCTCAATGAGCTTGTCGGAAGCGATCCGTCCACAACAACGGAAGTGAGATACGGGAGCACGGTTCCGGGTCAATTCTCGCTTGACCAGAACTATCCGAACCCGTTCAATCCAAGCACAGCTATTAGCTATCAGCTATCAGCTCAATGCTTCGTTACGCTGAAAGTTTTTGATCTTCTTGGACGCGAAGTCGCCATGCTCGTCGATGGGCGGTTTGCTGCGGGATCATACCGGACCATGTTCGATGCATCGCGTCTGAGTTCAGGTGTATATCTATATCAACTACGCGCCGGGGACTTTGTCCAGACGCGCAAAATGGTCCTTATGAAGTGA